In Oreochromis aureus strain Israel breed Guangdong linkage group 6, ZZ_aureus, whole genome shotgun sequence, the genomic window cacttccTGATCTTGTTCCAGAGGATCTGAAACTCCAGCAGCCCGAGGCGAGCGCTGCCATCTTTCTGAGATCGAGTCAAGGCCAACACGTCTTATTTCAGACATGAGTCATCAAGCTTTACCTGTCCTACTTGCTGAGTGGCCAGGATACGTCCATGAGGCTGACCATGGCTCTGCAGGACTCCATGCTGAAGCCGTCAGTCTGCAGgtctctgtctgcaaaccagACCAGATCACAACCACATCAGAGCCAACCTCTCTGACCAATCAGAAGCCTCCATCTGATTGAGGAAGACTGAGGTGAGGAAGACTCACGTTTGGACACGACTCTGTTGAGGATGGTCCTGAGCTCCCGCACTGAGATCTCCATGTCCTACagggaggaaacaggaagtgaacgTCCTCGCTGTTTCTGCATGTTCAGTCCAAgaatgttttaataaatgaacTCACGTCTCCAGACAGCTGAGCGAACATGGACCTGAAGGAGTCATCGATGTCGCTCTCTGACACTTCCTCCTGCAGAGAAGAAGAGCAGGAAGGTCAAAGGCGAAAGACACAAAGTCATAAAGCAGCCAGTTCGGTCTGTTTACCTCTTCGTCAAAGTTCGCCACCACGCCGTCGTCCATCTCCCTGCAGAGTCACACACTGTCACTGAgaggtcttttattttgaaaagtaaaGGTGTCTAGATAGATCGTGGTGAACTCACTGGCTCTCAGACTGCTTCTCTGTGAATACCCGCAGGACAAAGTCCGCCTCCTTCGAGGGTTCAAAGGTCGATGGGACAATTAGGTACTCGCCGGGCGGCAGGCGGAACCTGCCGCTCACCTCTCGCAGATTGATGAAGGTCTCGGAGCGAGCGCAAGATGACTGACGCAGGAAGAAGTCCTTCTTCATGTGAACGCTGGGACAGCCTCGGTGCTGGGGGACAGACCAACGCCGCTGCCGTTGGTGAGTTAAAAAAACCCGGAAAAGTGAAACAGACTGGAGCAACTCACCTGTTCAGGGATCTGTGAACGAGAACAAACAGAGGAAACGTCACCAACAGCAGAAATACAGCGTGATAACAACATCACACCtttatgacctctgacctcataGATGGCAAAGCCAATGGTGTGCATGTCCTGGCCTTGGCGGCGGTAGCGGCGGCGGTCTTTTTGCATCAGCGCCACCAAGAAACTGCAGGCAGCTTCTTCATCTTCGGGGTCATCGTCCTCCTCTAGCAGGGAGATTTTATACTGAGGGTTGATCCAGAAGGTGTCTGCAGGAGAGCATCATGGGTATGTAGTTATAACTAAGAAGGCGCACACAGGTATCAGGTGTTCCTGACTGTGAGGTTTAGCGCGGGCTCTATGCTGGGTCCTCCGCGTCTCACTTTAGACACTTACATCAGGTCAGAAGTTCAGCTGAGCCCCTGAAGATCATCATGTAGCATCTGCTCATCAGTGATCAACGCACCGAGCAGCGCTAATCGTTTGAGAAATTCTAAAATTTGGCCGCCAGATTATAAAGATGCACAAAAACCTTCATGCTGATTGGGGACTCAGTAAAAATCTGATGGACTGACTTAAACTGTGTCGGGTCCAGGCCTGCTCACTAACACGCCACCCTGAAGGTACGCCAACAGTCAGAGCCACCTGGGCTCACCTGGACTAACTAATTGTTAACCTTTCCTTGACGTCGGTCCCCTGACCATGGTCAGGAGATTTGGGGGGGGATACTGCACATTTTAATacacactgcaaaggctgcagcCGGTTACAACGCTGCCGTCTCTGTCAACTCCAAAACCCAACTTCATTCCGCTCTGCTGTCAGGTGCCGCGGCTACACGCATGCTCATACACTCTTCACACGGAGCCCCCGTCACACACAAGCCAGACAATCCCTGCGACATACTCAGACCTCTTTTTCCCCAACATGGTGCTGAGCCACCATCTTGGTATAAAAGAGGTGTATCTGCCCCCTCCGTCCTCACTGGGGTGGTTCCTGCAGCCCCCGGCGGTGCTCCCTCTCCTCCAGCTGCCCTCGTACGTGGCGGTGTTCCAGAAGCTGGTGGAGTCCTGGCTCAGAGCGTCTGGAGTCAGATTGCAGATCTCCAGCCGGGAGAACTGACGCAGGAACTCCTGGAAGGACATCCTGCACAGCGACAGTCGTTTGAACATCTTTGTCCTTTAAAGACGCCACAGTCATCATCACAGAGCAAACATACCAGAACTCCCCGTCCTCCATCTTACACAGCATCTCGTCTTTCTCTGCCGAGTCAATGGCGTTCCACTCCGAGGAGCTGAAACACCAACAAACGTTAAACTCTCCGTGCTCCCCTCCCCCAACTCAGTCGAGTCTAACAAACTGCTCACTTATCGCTCCATGCTCCGGTCCACTCCACCTGACCCCAGGGGTTCCTGATCCGGATCAGCAGCTCGCGCTGGCGCCGGTACTCCACCTACAGGAGGACAAACACCTGAGATCAAACGAGGAAATCTAAAACTGAGCGGTTCATCTGAGAAACAATGGTCAATGCTAACTATATTGTCCCCAATGTGAAACTGATTTGCAAAGTGCAGCGTGCAGTGCTGACGTCAACAACACATATGGTTTGGTGTTATTAACCATGACAATACCAGCAGGTATGAAAGACACTCGATGTCTCTTGGTCTAAAACtgattcaataaaactttataaAAAAGGGTCATCATTTTGGGCCCCAGTTTGGCTCACTGGGATGAGCGGGCGACCGGCCCGGGTTCGAATCCGAGCCGTGGTCCTTTGCCCTCTCTCTGCTTTCTGTCACTCTTCACTGTATCTATCAGATAGAGCCCAAAAATTAATGGAATGCCTTTTAGCCTGTGTACTACAACAGCCATTAGtgtatgataataataataataataatgatgatattaataataataataatacattttatttaatatttaattattttcaagACACCCAAGGACATTGTACAATAGATAAAAACACATAACAGAAGAATGACACAATGAAGAACAATAAACAGGGCCACACGTTGGATCTTGTGCTGTCTTTGAGACTACCAATCTCCAACCTGGAAATATGTGACGCAGTTTTTTCTGACCACTGTCCTCTTGTGTTTGACATACTTTTATCTCACTGCCATTTTAAATCTACCATTCCAAAACGCTGCTGTCGCGTTTTTAAACCAACTGCAACAGAACAATTCTCTATTGCTTTTAAAAAACTACTGACACCCTCCCTTGGCAACGGCACCGAGGAGATGGCTCCAAacttttatgataaatgtaaaaCTATTCTTGATGAGATTGCCCCGTTTAAAACTATGAGACTGAAAATACAATCAGACCATGGATAAATGAGGCCACTCGCTCAGCCAGACGACAGTGTAGGAAGGCTGAAcgtaagtggaaaaaaaatgggtTGCAAGTGTCTTTCCTGGTGCTGAGAGACAGTCTGTATAGATagatttttctgcttttacaaTGTCCTGCTAAGTTTTTTGCTAATATAATTGAGAACAACTCCAACAACCCCCAGCTTCTTTTCTCAACTATTGACTTGGCCCTGAATATTTCTCCTGCTGTTCTCATAAATAGCTCCACAGAAACCTGCGAAAGATTTCTGCAGTTTTTCATTAACAAGATAGAACTACTTCGCTCTACGACTTCCTTGCCCTCCCATGACGCTTCTATGAAATTCACCTGCTCTACTGCCTTTGACCAGTTTGAGCCTGTATGTTTCAATCATGTAGAAGAACTTTGTAATGGTATAAAGACATCATCTTGCCCTATTGATCTTGAGCCAACACGTTTCTTAAAAAAGATTGTTAACGTTGTCGGTTCTGACATTTTAACGATTTTTAATAGCAGTCTTAGTTCTGGAGTGGTGCCAGCATGTTTTAAACATGCTGTCGTGCAGCCTGTACTCAAGAAACCTAACCTTGACTCCTCTGTCCTTGCAAATTTTAGACCTATCTCTAAGCTCCCCTTTCTGACAAAAATATTAGATCCTTTCTAAATAGTCACAATATCCTAGAGAGGTTTCAGTCGGGCTTTAAAGCCTTTCACATTACCGAAACTGCACTCTGAAAAGTTCTTAACGATCTTTTATTAGCCACTGACTCAGGTGACTCGGCTGTGCTTGTACTCTTAGACTTGACCGCTGCCTTTGATACTAATGATCACGGCATCTTGATCTCCCGACTGGAGCACTGCGGCGTCAAAGGCACACCATTGGACTGGTTCAGGTCATACCTCTCCGATAGGACTATCTCTTCTTCAGCTCCCTTTACTTGCGGTGTTCCACAGGGATACATATTAGGCCCAATTCTGTTCTCTATCTATATGTTGCCGCTAGGCTTAATTTTCAGGAAATATAACATCTGTTTTCATTCTTATGCCGAAGACACTCAGATATATCTCCGGCTAAAGAGTAACACCTCCGCTTCGCTAGAATCTTTTAGAGTCTCGACGAAGttaagacctggatggcctcaAATTTTCTTAATTTTAACAAGGAAAAACTGAAGTGATCATCTTTGGACCAAGCTGCAATTCTCGTACCCCAGATCTTGACCTGCGCAGTTTAGCACCTTTTGTTAAACCGCATGCAAAAAATTTGGGGGTTATACTGGATAGTAAGTTTACCTTTGAAAAACAGATTAACTCTGCTGTACAGGAGTCCTTTTTTAAATTGAGGCTCTTATCCAAGGTGagattatttttatcttttaaaaaccTGGAATGGGCAATTCATGCTTTATCTTATCTcagctggactactgtaattctttatacATAGGTGTTAGCCAGTCTTGTCTAGCGCGGCTCCAGCTGGTCCAGAATACTGCAGCTCGTTTCCTGACACATTCAAAGAGACACGAGCATATTTCCCCGGTGCTCGCCTCACTTCACTGGCTCCCAATCCGCTTCAGaattaaatacaaaattttgTTGATGACTTATAAAGCGCTGAATGGACAGGCTCCAGAATATCTGTCTGACTTACTGCAGCCTTATATGCCCCCTAGAGCTCTAAGATCAAGCGATCTCTTGCTCTTGGCCACGTCTAAGTCGAGACTGGTTCACAGAGGTGACCGGGCGTTTGCAGTTGTGGTGCCGAAAATGTGGAATGATTTACCTCTTCACATTAGAAAGGCCCCGTCCATCAATCTTTTCAAATCCCatcttaaaacacatttattctcACTGGCTCTCAACACCGCATGAGAGTTACCTATCTATCCACCTAGTTATCTCTTACCAGGTATTTTTGATTGATGTTATTTATTACtgtgtaattattattttttaaatctttgtacagcactttggccaacatttgttgttattaaatgtgcttaataaataaagtaaagtaaaagtaaagtaaagtaaataaaacaaaagcacgagataaaattaacaaacagtgggttcacagtgaatatgcagatttgaacagatgggtttttAGTTGGGATTTAAACTGGGGGAGAACCAATGTTTCTCATATCTGGGGGCAAAGAGTTCCACCGCCTGCGAGCAGAGCAGcttttagctgctctgctccctaACGCTAACCCTTCCCATGGTGCTGAGGCGAAAGGAAGGCACAGAAAGCTGGATAGAACAAGAAGATCGAAGTGAGCAGGCAGAAGAGATGGTGCTTAACAGGTCAGAAAGGTAAGGAGGTGCGAGGTTATGAATGgccttgaaggtgagcagaagaagTTTGTATATTATCCGGAATTTAATATAGTAGAGAACCAGCTGACACACAGAGCTTTGTTAGTTAAAACATCTAAAATCCAACCAACAAGATTAAAATCCAGTTTAAACTGGAAGTTTATCAGCTGCGAGATGTGGCTGGATGGTATAAACACTGAAGAAAAGTCAGTAAAAAGGAGCCGAGCATGAGCTTTGGCCCCATCAGGAAATTTAATAGAGTGACCACATCAACACCCCCACAACAAGCTGCAGAATCTGCTTCCTTATGAGCTTTTCACTGGATTTCATCACTAGAGCTGTTAAAGCAACAGACCTACAATCATTTCGTGATCTGGAACCGTCTGCTGCTGAAGTGATCCACTCAAACACACTTTGGAtttatttgagcttttttttttttttttttttttaaatccaccaaCAAATTTAGCCCTTTAACCGCAAAACACCTGAACCATGAAGCCAGTCACGTGTTACTGAACCTTCtgacaaataaaagaaataaatattcattttgCATGACTTTTAATTTAGATCCTTTTTATTACATCCAACGTTTCACAGTTTATTTCTTAAACAGTAACGTGGTTAAAAATCACACTCTGGTGTTAAACTTGCTGTCTTCAGGGAACGTGGGATTTCAGAGCACTGACACTGGAGGTGAGCTGACATTAATCTTGGGTAACGGTTTGTTACTTTTACCTTGCAGCTGAGCTCACCTGTCTGAGGCCTGTCACAGAGTAGGCGTGGCCTTTGACCAGCTTCTTAAAGGTGACCGCCTCCATGTCGAAGCTGTTGGTGATCTGAAGACAGAAGGTCGTTTGATCAGTGTGGACAAGCGCTCTGTTTTCACATCATCACATATAATTACACCTGAAAAAcctgtgacatcacttcctgaaGTGCACTAATTTGCTGAAAgtcattttgtgtgtttgac contains:
- the LOC116317687 gene encoding calpain-1 catalytic subunit-like codes for the protein MFTGVSEQIQMDRARAAGLGSVQQAVRYLNQDFEALRQDCLQNRTLFEDPMFPAEPGSLGFKELAPFTAKTRGVEWKRPTELTRNPQFIVGGATRTDICQGALGDCWLLAAIGSLTLNEQLLHRVVPHGQSFSHQYAGIFHFQFWQFGQWVDVVIDDRLPVKDGELLFVHSAEGTEFWSALLEKAYAKLNGSYEALSGGSTTEGFEDFTGGVSEMYELKKAPKDLHRIISKALERGSLLGCSIDITNSFDMEAVTFKKLVKGHAYSVTGLRQVEYRRQRELLIRIRNPWGQVEWTGAWSDNSSEWNAIDSAEKDEMLCKMEDGEFWMSFQEFLRQFSRLEICNLTPDALSQDSTSFWNTATYEGSWRRGSTAGGCRNHPNTFWINPQYKISLLEEDDDPEDEEAACSFLVALMQKDRRRYRRQGQDMHTIGFAIYEIPEQHRGCPSVHMKKDFFLRQSSCARSETFINLREVSGRFRLPPGEYLIVPSTFEPSKEADFVLRVFTEKQSESQEMDDGVVANFDEEEEVSESDIDDSFRSMFAQLSGDDMEISVRELRTILNRVVSKHRDLQTDGFSMESCRAMVSLMDKDGSARLGLLEFQILWNKIRKWLGIFREFDLDKSGCMNSYEMRLALENGGFKLNNKLHQMLVARYADNEIIDFDNFTCCLVKLEAMFRTFQHLDTDGTGTVEMNLIEWLCMSMCG